From a region of the Castanea sativa cultivar Marrone di Chiusa Pesio chromosome 10, ASM4071231v1 genome:
- the LOC142613856 gene encoding uncharacterized protein LOC142613856 has translation METQGTSLQEPPRVDTVGGNSGSSDVVCKCGEGWTCVITRTEGPDAGKAFFKCGENCTCVIDGIVDGDPNVKQKLENFSGGAFCKCGEGWSCVISKIEGPKAGKAFFECADGCTCTTE, from the exons ATGGAGACTCAAGGCACCAGCTTGCAGGAACCACCCAG GGTTGACACAGTTGGAGGGAACTCTGGCTCAAGTGATGTAGTTTGCAAGTGTGGTGAAGGGTGGACATGCGTCATTACTAGGACTGAGGGACCTGATGCAGGGAAGGCCTTCTTCAAATGCGGTGAAAATTGCACCTGTGTCAT AGATGGGATAGTAGATGGGGACCCGAACGTGAAGCAAAAGCTAGAGAACTTTAGTGGAGGCGCATTCTGCAAGTGTGGTGAAGGTTGGAGTTGTGTCATCTCCAAGATTGAAGGGCCTAAAGCAGGCAAGGCCTTTTTTGAATGTGCTGATGGTTGCACCTGTACCACTGAATGA
- the LOC142613855 gene encoding putative gamma-glutamylcyclotransferase At3g02910, giving the protein MGGDSFGQSKGHLIFTYGTLKRGFPNHGLMQSLIDQNDAVFLGTHVTLHSYPLVCGPNGIPYLINLPGSGHRVKGELYSVSTRGLGRLDELEGITLGHYERLPIQTQAEAEAEAEAYYAHRSFGEELWEKNGREGLSEYTEREASGFVRREDRPKDRSFVDEVRFFLSSSSSAPK; this is encoded by the coding sequence aTGGGCGGTGACAGTTTTGGGCAATCCAAAGGCCACCTGATCTTCACATACGGCACACTGAAGCGAGGTTTTCCGAACCATGGTTTAATGCAATCCCTGATAGACCAGAACGACGCCGTTTTCCTGGGCACCCACGTGACCCTACACTCCTACCCACTCGTGTGCGGACCCAACGGCATCCCATACCTGATCAACCTCCCCGGGTCGGGTCACCGTGTCAAGGGCGAGCTCTACTCCGTGTCAACCCGCGGACTCGGCCGCCTAGACGAGCTGGAGGGCATTACCCTCGGCCACTACGAGCGGCTCCCCATTCAGACTCAGGCTGAGGCGGAGGCGGAGGCGGAGGCGTACTACGCGCACCGTAGCTTTGGGGAGGAGCTGTGGGAGAAGAATGGGAGAGAGGGGTTGAGTGAGTACACAGAGAGAGAGGCGAGTGGGTTTGTGAGAAGAGAGGATAGGCCTAAGGATCGGAGTTTTGTTGATGAGGTGCGTTTCTTTttgtcatcttcttcctctgctCCAAAATAA